caacaaactcgcgtcccgaggtaaccctcgccttctgagacatatttttggagtaaatcctgctcgtcttccgaaaaactcgcatacagggacactcgcattccgaggtaccactgtactacaaatcagcccatcctccaaacaaagacccaaaagtgattccatgcacccgccaaaccccgtttatgaatgaaaagcggtttacacacgactcacaactgctgacgttcgaacatatccggaacaagtgcttcactgacgaattttgttcgaaccacaacgctgtaaatgcttcacccacgtactacaaatacgaataatcaccaacagaacctaaacacctaacctaacctaacctatgcctatttatacacaatatgctattataatattaatttatacttgagaaaattcccgttttgaatgaacagcatgttaaaatatatgaatgcgtctgtggggttgaccgctgaatgtaatggacttgagtcgaggacgggttgtacaaatacaaataatcgtcaacagaacctaaacacgtaacctatgcctatatatgcacaacatgctaatatataatattaatttgtaattgagaaaattcctgttttgaatgaacagaatgttaaaacgtataaatgtgtctttgggggtcgacccctggatagaatggacttcaTCTAATGACGGATTGCAGCGACGGAGATCATAGGAATCCCCTGTTCTTTGCACCTCCGTGAGGGAAGAAAGTAGGGTGGCTAGGCTAGGGAAATAGGACTGATATGACTCGTGTTTGGAGCTATTTTAATGAGATAGTTTCAAGGAGCCACAATTCGGCCCTCAACAGTACAAGATGTTAATGTGAACATAATTGGATTTTGTGGTGTTATGTAGGTATGTAGAGTGCAAAAGTAAGCAGCAAAATTGAGAACATATCGAGACAGGTTTAGTATGTTGAAGAAATGGATGATAGTACACTGGTGTACAGGAAGTCTTGGAAGAGCAGGCAGTGAGTGCAGACAATAGATGCAATATGGTACGGGGAATGAGGCTGGGAGGCAATGGTTTGCAAGAAAACGGTAACTGGATTTATACTTGATGTATACGACAGTTCATTTAGATAGATATTTAAATCTATCTAAAGTTTAATtttatatttagtttaaatcatttTTCAGTTATATCTTATAACAAGACTACTTTTCATGACCACAGGAATACGGTGCAGAAGTTTACCAGTGGATGCAACGGCATGGTGGAGCAATTACTGGGTACTATTTACAACAGATTATTTGTTGTATAATATTGTAAAATGTAAGAACTCATAAAATTTGCTTTAACATTAATAAACAAGCAGTGATAGAATATAatcatatatatgtactgtattttatgaaatttgtgaaatttttttatAATAAAACTAGCTATGGAATATTATACAGTTTACACTGTAATCATGTTTCAAATATAGGCCAAATATTAAACGAAAATATTATGATGAGATTTGATAATGCTATTTTTTTAACTTCCTAGTCTGTAGATGATCTCATATGAAGTCCCTAgcttattttataatatatattaatttaatgttTACCTTGTTTTACTTTCCCTATGTTTAATCAATCTTGTTTTCCACTGTGTTCATCTTTTCTTGACTGTTATGCATATAGTTACAGCTATTGTAACATCTATTCTTTCCTCACACCACCTTGAGTGGGTATCCTTAAGAGAACAGCCTGGCCCCATAAACATTGGCCTAATCTAGCCACCAGcttccctgtttatgaatgaaaaacacatCACAGATTTGCCATTTTCAAGGCAAATAGGGGGGACCTTCGATaagccaccagcttcctgtccttgtcgaagcCACTAGAGTTAGTGGCCCTTAGGTAAATTTCAAGTAGATGACTTACAACTTGTAACTTTAAAACTTCTCAAACAATGCTTTGCTCATTTCCTGTTCAAATTACATGACTAAATGCTTCACCCCATGTACTGCAAACATGAATAATTGCCCACAAAACTTAACACTTTACCTATataaggagggaggggaggggagggggagaatttGTATTAATAAGACTAAAAACAAACCAACGTTTGAATAATACAAATGTTGgaattaataacaaattaaaGCTAAACATTAAAAGTACTGTATACACAAAATTctaatgtactgtactgtataattaaattaatttacaaaataTCTAATAAAATACCGTAGAATTTGTATTAATAAGACTAAAAACAAACCAACGTTTGAATAATACAAATGTTGgaattaataacaaattaaaGCTAAACATTAAAAGTACTGTATACACAAAATTctaatgtactgtactgtataattaaattaatttacaaaataTCTAATAAAATACCGTACCAATTCTGAAATAcacaatttatgaatgcatcttcGGGGTTGGCTGCAGCTTGGACAAGCATAGCATGGGGATGGTTTGGTGGAGTCTAATATTGTACCACGACAGTACAAAATAcaggtacagtacaggtacaccaATCTCAGCCATTTCACTATGTGAAGGAATTCACATGACATCACAAAAAAAACTTGTATAATCCATTCCATTATATGGAAGAGGTCAAGATGAAATGCAAAAAATAATTTCAAAATATATTTAAATCATAAAATTTGTATTTTCATTGTCATACATTCAACTTTTCACCAGCTGGAGCTTCAGGTATATGTGAAGTTCTTAAGTTTATGGAGCTACTGGAAAGATGCTGCTCCAGCTTATTTTTATTTGTTACTTTTTTGAAGGGTTGATGTAGGATCTTGTAAAGCCTCGATGCTTTCTGAGGACCCAGGCCTGGACACATCGACAATTCATCCTCACTTGCCTGCACAATCTTCTCTAGTGAGCCAAAATTTGATAACAAAGTCATGGCATCTGTGCGATTGATGGACTTTATAGATGTCAGGGAATCAATAAGCTGAAAAAATGTAATTTTTTAAAGATCTGCAAATCCATTGGAACATCAAGTATCCTATTAGTATTTTATATTTGTTTTCCTGTTGCCCTTGCTCATTAATAACTAAATGGGTTACAATTAGTAAAGGTGTACAAGAAGCAGTCATTCAAGTTTATTTTGACGAAGTAATGTGAATGGGGAAAATTAATTATGTGAATGCTTCTTTTTGCCTCTAATTACCTTGCATAATCATCATCTTTATTTTCCATTTCCAAATGGGGCAGGGAGGAAAATAGGATAGCAATATTAGGAAAGATGAATAAAGATATAACACAACCAGCGTTGAACGCAACGAAATGCCATTTTCTCGGAGAGTCCCAGAGACCCCTTCCTATCTGGCCAATGCCCCAGATGACAGCCCGGCACTCAACGCCTCCACAAGCCAGTACTAGGACAGATCAAAAAGGGAAAAAGAAGCACAGGCCCGAGGCTAGATCCTCTGAAACCAAGGCAGCCGAAAGAGGGGGGACCAGAGCATGCAACTGGAGCAAGCCAACCTCACAAAGAAGCACGGGGGCATAAAGGCATGCATTGAGGTACTCAAAAGCCCCCCGCCCCCAAGTAAACCTGTAATGCTGTAGTAAGCTCCAGCCAATCCAGCGTGCGGGTATGACAAAAACCCTGCCATGCCCAAAGCGAGAAGAAAGGGCAGTCAGTCTGTGTAGGGGCGAGTGTGTCTCGGCCGGCCGACCATGGTGGCGGATGATGGTTCGCGCAGGGTTTTTCCCGTGGACATTTCCGATCCCTTTGAGGGTTTTCAGGACCCGTTGTCCCTTGGCACGCATTCTGGTCAAGACGTTCTCCCGGTCTTGGAGGGGGATCCCGAGGGTGGTTTTCTGGACAGTAAACATCATAGTAAGGCGAATAGATTGGAGGCGAAACGTCACCTGCGTCCTGCGGTGCCCTGTGACCCCCCGCAACCTCTGTCTCCACGCCCTCCACTCCCTCCCAGTCAGATGAGTTTTGGCCTACGTACATTCATCATCGCCTTTGATGCCGATACGCCCACTGATCGGAGTATTTTTGGAAATAGTAGGGCACCCAGTCTTTTCTATCAAGCCGTTCCCAAGATCTTTAAGATCATGGTGCACGATTTCAGGGCGAATAAACGCAGGAACTTGATTGCCGTGGACCACGCTTCCTCCGGGTACTTGGTGCTTTCAGACATTACTGATATCTGTGGTTACAAGGTCCATTGTTATATGCCTCTGGGTGACCGTTTGGTAAGATTTGTGGTCCGGCATGTTGTTGACGTTAGTGCAGACGACATCAAGGCGCAACAGCAGGATGCTAACATTTCGATCTTTGGTGTCAAGAAATTTATGCGTAGAATTGATGGTGACCGGTGTGATACCGGCACTGCGCTCCTTACTTTTCTTGACTTCCTTCCCCCCTGATCGGGTTTGGATTAATGGCTTCCTCCATAAATTGGAGGTGTGCGTTCCCCGTCCCACTCAGTGCTTTCGTTGTAAGGGTTTTCACCATACCTTCCATGGCTGCACCAATGATGTCCATTGTGGcaaatgctctggttcccattaCACTCATGACTGAGTCCGACAAGCTCTGTTGCCCCGACTGTCCAACTGTGGTGGTGATCATGCCATCACTTTCAAGCAGTGTTCTTCTTACATTGTGGCGCTAACTAAGGCTCTTCCCATCCATCACTCCGCCCTCCAGTCGTGCTTTGCCTCATTCTGCCCCAGTTCCTTGTCACCCTCCGATTCTCCCTCCGTCACCACCTTTGCCTGTGCCGGACCCGTTTGTCACTGACGTTCCTCTCGCCCCTGAGGCTTCTCTCCCGCCCGCCATTCAACCGAGTCCTGATCTTGTTGACGCTATTGTTGCTTGAATTGTGGATGCACTCGAGACGGTGCTGGTCCACTTCATCACTAAATTCTTTCCGCATCCGTCCTTCCCGTTCCTGAGGCTGACCAGTTGCTCCTCTCCTCCGCTTCTTCTGCAGTTGACGTCTATCCCCCCGCAGCTGCCTCTGCTATCTCCAATGCGTTTGAATCAGTGCCGGACAACGCCTTTCAGAACTCTTTGGCGAGCCTTCCATGTCTCTCTCTAGTCTGGCTCTAGGCCTTGGTCCAGCCAACCAGTGCTCTGACTAACTCCGCCCACTAGGCCTCCCTGAGTTTCCACCGATGAGCTCCAGGCTAGGCTATAGGCCTgctctgaaagtactagtatgttTCCCTACCACAGATTACCCGCCCGTTCCCATGCTACACCCAGGAAATCGGAGCAGGAGGTATATGGCACCGGCTGAGTTTATTGGCCCTCAATTTGTCAATGGCTACAGAGGAGACAGGAGAGGGGAAACGGTTGGGTAGGAGGATTGAAGAGGAGGATTGGGAAGGAGGATTGGGAGAGGTTTGGGGAAGAGGATTGGCCTGCGACGGAAAGGCAAATGTCTCTTACCTAAGAACACTTGATTACAGTTTTATGGCAGGAAAGGGCCAGCACCAcaaaagggggaggggaagggaaggaaagatgatgcaaagggggaggggaagggaaggaaaaaTGAGGCAACGGGGAATGGGGGAGAATGAACAAGGGGAAGATGAACGAGGGGAACgggagaggggggatggggagaggggggggaagggggagagggggaagtggagaggggggagggaagaggggggagggaagaggggggaagggggagagggggaagggggagagggggaaggggggaagggggagagggggaaggggggaagctaGATCTGTACACAGACCATTAAATTGTCATGCTACATCATTCATTTTGGAATTAAATTGTTCGCAATCTGAAGGCGGGCATTTTAAAACTACAGTAATCCCATAATAATTgagcaataaatggaattttaacaaatattttaattttggatgcAAAATGCGTAGACCAACATTCACTACAGTATCATCCCTGTGGCAGAGTCAGGTCTCAGGTTTAATTCCTGCAGTAGTGCAAAAGTGTATGGGTAACATTTCCATTcaactgattcacctgttcaccttgcaATAAATAGTAGACATCTGGGAGCTTGGTGACTGATGTGGGTTGAATCCTGGTAAAGGTCAGTAGTTTGTCTAGGGGAACCTTAATAAGTCTAACAAGCTTTTTGCACCTGATAATGGTAAACTGTAAGGTAAACCATAATCTACTAATGTATGGAAAACCTACGAAGTTGTAGTTTTTTATTCAAGGCAAGATGCCATTGtcattattaattcatatatactaAGAACATGAATGCTAAATAGGATGGATAAGCAACTCAGAAAGAGGTATTGTACGTATAAAACTATCAATGAATATTATATCCTGCTTACCATAGAGTATGGATTCGCATCTTGTTTTTCCATTATAAGGTCAGGTGGCTTGTGCTCAAATATCTTGTACACTTCAATAATGCGTCCTGCCTCTTCTTGGTTCCATGCTAGCATAAGAGTCATATCTGCCATCACACAAATTTTAGTCAGTTGCTTTAGTTCATGATGTGGATCCTTTACATCAACCTAAAGATGAAAAGCTACTGTAGTTAAATGAATACAACTAATTATTCTTGCTTACACAATTGCATAATTCTTGCAAGATTACAAAGCTTAGGCAAGGAAGGTATGCCCAAGGCTTTGGCACGACATAAATCAATATAAGAAGTACAAGAAAATAATTCAGAATTAACATGCAATAAGAAACATCACAAATAGTATCTGgagaatatatatacagtatttcagATACCTCAGAGTTAGCTGTCATATGCCAAACAGAAAATCTGTGATGAATAAAGTAGCCAAAAGAATGTACTTTTGGGGTAAGGGGTAACAGAATGCCCCTTTCTGGGTGGCACCTCAGGAACTACCAGTAACTTAACTCTTAAAGTGTAGTTATTGTCaaatgttgattgatggatagtaTGGTTATCATAAACTGATTTTTAACAATTATTATCTGGTTTGTATACCAATGATGCTAATATGGATATAATAGCTCTATATGGAGGTAGTGGAGTTTACCATGACCCATGAAACAATTCTATTATTTCATGATTGATTACAATGTAAATGTGGTTATGATTGCAAATGTTATTATGCAATAATTGTCATGGTATAAAATATTATACTGTAATTACATAATATAATTATACATGTATATTGACAAACATAATATGTATAATGATTATGTTCACAACTCTATATGGTTCTAGTGAAGTATACCAGGTCAACCAATTATCATTTGAACATATGAATAAAAGACCTGCATAAGACACTTATTGGCCATAAGaggtattcattcattcattcattcatgcatACATATTTTTCATTCATACATTCActgatgcatacatttcaatgaatgAAATGTATATTTCTGGTAGGAATACCAAAGTATTCCTACCAGAGAAACCTAATAAAAAATACTTATGGTAAATAACAAGTACTGGGCATAACCTTAAGATAAGTGTTTATAAGACTCGTACATTCAAACATCAATTTACTTACAAGAACAAGCAGTACACGCAGCTCATACTGACGGCCGAGCTGCTTGAGTCGGTCGTGAACGTAGTTTGGGTTGAGATTGTGGTAACGCAGACTTAGAAACATGGCACAGGTAGTGGCTCCCATCACATAGTCAGGAATTATATCTCCATACTCCCATGGAACATTACGAATAAACTTAAGTATTGGGTTGCCTCTCTGAAAAGTAAAGACAAAGCAATTGGAGTGCTGAGTTTCGTGATTTGTTATGTGCATCTATATAATTACTATCCCCTATTCTAATGATAGCCTTTTCTACCTAGGTATGGACACTAGCATACAATTCATGAAAGCACAGCTGAGTGTTTGAGAATGTAACCAAAGACATTCTACATCTCATTCTcaataaacacacaaaaaaaaccagcgttgaatgtaatggaacgccattttctgggtgagacccggaggttccccagagcttatccaggctgatatgctaatgtcagacaggAGCTCGGggatacatgatcaccacatacaaaattctcagtggaattgacagggtagaccagGATGGCTTATTTCACATGGGAGGTACTTGCACACTGGGACACagttggaagctgagtaccccaaatgagccacagagacattagaaagaactttttcagtgtcagagtagttagtaaatggaatgcactaggaaattATGTGATGGAGGccaactccatatacagtttcaaatgtagatatgatacagcttgagaagctgaggaatctgtacaccagtagatcgactgttgagaggcaggaccaaagagtcgaagctcatcccccgtaagtacaactagacgagtacagtTTAAGTCACTTACTTGCCTGGAGCTAACCATAACACAGTTTTTTGTAGAAGGCTTTGTTGCTGCTCCTGACAACTTGGCACAGCTTTCTGCAGCTGCTTTAATTTCTGGTGGAGGTTCTTCATAGAACTCCGAATTCTTCAAATTGCTGAAAGCTTCTGTTGGGAAAATTTATAAACTTTTAGAATTAAAAcaaagataatctttagaaaattAGTACAGTATAAAAAATTCAATGTTTAatctattattttattatattaatgtgATTTGGTTTAATTCAACTGAGCTGCTTGCCTTAAGAGACCAACTTTGCTCACCTTTCAATTACCGTTTAAAATATAGGGCGTTAGGTGTAGAATAAAAGCTACAGTACTTTTCAAGCAAGCCACCTGGTTACTCCATTAGGCATTATCCTGCTCATATTGCCCTGTTAATTGTTAGTTGGCAACCTGATTGATACACCGGACCACCACAAGATGTTAGCACCCACAGTGTCAACAGAGAAGCCAGGATCTGACACCTCGCATGCATCAAGACTCAAACCCCACACAGCATGGGGTAGCTGGAATGACTAGGAGAGAATGGGAACTGAGTGGCTTGCTCAGAAAGGAGCTTTCAATCAACAATCAAAGccttatttaataataattaataattcactGTGTTGGGAGACAGGCAACCAGGgtacaataataattcattgtgttgggagacaggcagccagtattattagtgtattcatacatgttaggcttatattgagatcccccccccccaaggtggaATTATTGAcccccacccaggatgcaaccccacaacaagctgactaccttctaggtaccaatttactgctaggtgaacagagccattaAGCGATAGGAAACATGCccagccatttctgtcccgcccaggattTGAACCCAAAATTTCCTATTGTGAGTTTGGAATAAACCCGACTTGGTTGCTCCCTTAGGCAAGATTCTCCACAGCCAATCACTATGGAAAAAAGGAAGACTATTAGCTTATATAAAACAATCCTTAAAGGATTGGAAATTAAGGATGTCAAGAAAAGATATACTGCATGATTAGTACTGTAGTTTGTTGCACAAGATAGCTGTGGAATGAAAAATTTTAATATTAAATTAATCCAAAAATTAATCAGGTGCTTTTCCTTGCACACCATTATACAtgccaccctgtgtgtgtactTGACCCCACCTTAGGTGACATGCTTAACACTGCACATTATTAAgagaataaataaattttatatgAATTTTAATGAGTACACATACTGTACTTAAGAAATACTGACAGTTAACAATACTCACTGGAGAATGATGACTTCGTACCATCTTCATTCTGTCTTTTGGTAACATCAATGTAACCTGACTTGATTATGTTACCTGTGGAATTTGAACTTGAGTCTCCCTGCAGCTCTTTTCCCATTTCCGACATTATCACTAACCTGTTGATAATTCAGTTTGGACATTATTAAAATTGAGTTTCTCACTCAAATTACAgtataattaaaaataaaatagttAAATGTGAAATTACACAATATCAACAGAATATTTACAGTCGTATCACTAATAATGCTAAAACGCGCCATCacaatgaaaatattgcattgcatTATAGCAACACAACTGGTTTGGCAAAATATTCATTATACTATTTATATTTTATACTTCAATACCATAGTACAGTACccaatgtgtttttattcattataGTCAATATGCCCTAAATGATTCATCAACAATATTAAAACTACCCAGCCAAAGCCAACACAGTCTAAGCTAAGCCTAAGTTTAGTCCCCCTTGGCGCAGTAGTAAAACACTTGCACGATGCTTCGCgaacgctttggcctgggttcgtattctggccggagaggattaaccaggcgccaatccttaagtgtagcctctgttcactcagcagtgattgttaaacaatttggcaggtcatattctggggaaaatttggattaaggacctgtcgGAAATGCTATgtgcgctagtggctttacaagaatgtaagaactcttgtactgtatatgtaaatacactaagtaaaataaaaaataaaacacaGCCTAAGCTGAACTTATATGGATACAAGTCATATTGGATCATTTTCGACTCACAATCAGTTAAGCATTCCCTATGGCATAAGGGcaagatactcgcctggcgttttgcAAGCGCTTTGGCCTGAGTTCGTGTTttagctggggaggatttactgggcgccgatctttaactgtagcctctgtttacccaacagtaaaatggatacCTAGTTGTTAAATGACTTGGCAGGTCATATTCTGGGAAATATTAGGATTAagtacctgcctgaaacgctatacgtgctagtggctgtacaagaatgtaagaactcttgcacataaaaaaaaaaaaaaaaaattggggaaTTCCAGGTTTGAGTCCcctgtgggacagaaatggttggtggTTTCCTATCATCTAATACCCCtatttacttagcagtaaataggttatcttttatcttgaggttatcttgagatgatttcggggctttagtgtccccgcggcccggtcctcgaccaggcctccacccccaggaagcagcccgtgacagctgactaacacccaggtacctattttactgctaggtaacaggggcacagggtgaaagaaactttgcccattgtttctcgccggcgcctgggatcgaacccaggaccacaggatcacaagacccgcgtgctgtccgctcggccgaccggctccctcgtgtACCCAGTAGGTGCCCAGAGTTAGTCAATTTGCTGTGAGGTTGTATCCTGAGGAGTCAATAATTCGACCCTAGGAGGACATCGACATAAGCCTatcctgtatatatatactggctgcctgtctcccaacacaataaattattagcaacAGTAGAGTACTGTATTAGTATTTTTAAtgcttaccaaacctaaccaaatgaGAATCCTACACAGCCTAATTATAATTAATAGATATTAATCTAacagtatatacagtactgtatatggtttTGACAATCTGAGAATGGGCTTTGTTGAACCCTCTTGTACTcagctaattgtgtttgcgggggttgaacttcgaCTCTTTGTTCCGCCTCTTAACAGTGTGAGATTAgatcatacaccactaacacagcccaGCCTAATCTAATGATATATACAAATTTTGACAAATTGAAAACAAGGTTTATCAAAATGCCTATGTGCAATTTGACTACCATCATAACCACAATCTTTAGGTTAGATCTAAAAGCTGAAAGATCTAATTCATTCAGCATTTAGAATTTTCTATAAAAACTGCACTTTGAGATACTGTATTCTCCTAGACACAGGGAACACTACTAATGGCAGACACTACAGTATTTTTGACAGGTTGATAACAGTAGAATAACTGCTGTCTATATTCCAGCACATTGATGTGtactgtatacctaagcttgttaaaagAAAAAAAAGTCCTGTAATTTCTTGGGCTCACTGGAAAGTTAAACGACTACAGGACCCCTAGACGCTGCACTCTAGATACAGTGCATTATGACCGAAAATAGTACAGAACTTATACCTAAAAATTATGAAGCACAATCTTGATAACCAAGTGACAATACAAAAATGTTCACTTCTATAACTTTAAGAGTGTGATTTTGGAAGAATGGGCCCCCAGTACACAGGGGCTTTACCACCAATAGTCTCTAATAAACGTTTTGGactggcaggcaggagggttactcagtagacaaaatattgaagttcttgcgaggcaggatcaggtataacatacGGGGTTTACGGTTAATGCTCGgtgatatggaaaatttgtttactgagaatatatatatatatatatatatatatatatatatatatatatattatatatatatatatatatatatattatatatatatatatatatatattatatatatatatatattatatatatatatatattatatatatatatatatatatatatatatatatatatatatatatatatatatacatatatatatatatatatatatatatatattatatatatatatatatatatatatatatatatatatatatatatatatatatatatatatatatatatatatatatatatatatatatatatatatatgtaataatttaccctgtaaattaatgtaaatataaactctaaaattgtaaatcatttaaagaaaaataagtataacatttaggGGTTTAAAGTTCAAGCTCTGTGATAATATGAAACAAttatttactgagaattatactactgtatatgtactgtagtattgccttgtaaaatttatgtatatatgatttatattgtattttattaaagataaaaaaaacaaaTCCCAGAATAAAATATTCAAGTGCCAAAACTAAGGTGGTTCCAAGCAGAGGAAGGAAGAGTTTAGAGAGCAGTGAAGAGTGTACCAGACCTAACACACCCATCACTGAGGCTGGGAGCGGCCTGCCAGGCTCTAGTCACCtacacacccaccacatcaccactccTACACTGCTGCTTCATATTGACCTGAGGGCCACGAACACTCTAGTGGCCTGGGTCACTAACACACTAGTGCCCTGGGTcactaacacactagtggcctgggtc
This DNA window, taken from Procambarus clarkii isolate CNS0578487 chromosome 40, FALCON_Pclarkii_2.0, whole genome shotgun sequence, encodes the following:
- the LOC123757916 gene encoding DNA excision repair protein ERCC-1 isoform X2; protein product: MSEMGKELQGDSSSNSTGNIIKSGYIDVTKRQNEDGTKSSFSKAFSNLKNSEFYEEPPPEIKAAAESCAKLSGAATKPSTKNCVMVSSRQRGNPILKFIRNVPWEYGDIIPDYVMGATTCAMFLSLRYHNLNPNYVHDRLKQLGRQYELRVLLVLVDVKDPHHELKQLTKICVMADMTLMLAWNQEEAGRIIEVYKIFEHKPPDLIMEKQDANPYSMLIDSLTSIKSINRTDAMTLLSNFGSLEKIVQASEDELSMCPGLGPQKASRLYKILHQPFKKVTNKNKLEQHLSSSSINLRTSHIPEAPAGEKLNV
- the LOC123757916 gene encoding DNA excision repair protein ERCC-1 isoform X1, whose amino-acid sequence is MWLVIMSEMGKELQGDSSSNSTGNIIKSGYIDVTKRQNEDGTKSSFSKAFSNLKNSEFYEEPPPEIKAAAESCAKLSGAATKPSTKNCVMVSSRQRGNPILKFIRNVPWEYGDIIPDYVMGATTCAMFLSLRYHNLNPNYVHDRLKQLGRQYELRVLLVLVDVKDPHHELKQLTKICVMADMTLMLAWNQEEAGRIIEVYKIFEHKPPDLIMEKQDANPYSMLIDSLTSIKSINRTDAMTLLSNFGSLEKIVQASEDELSMCPGLGPQKASRLYKILHQPFKKVTNKNKLEQHLSSSSINLRTSHIPEAPAGEKLNV
- the LOC123757916 gene encoding DNA excision repair protein ERCC-1 isoform X3; this translates as MWLVIMSEMGKELQGDSSSNSTGNIIKSGYIDVTKRQNEDGTKSSFSKAFSNLKNSEFYEEPPPEIKAAAESCAKLSGAATKPSTKNCVMVSSRQRGNPILKFIRNVPWEYGDIIPDYVMGATTCAMFLSLRYHNLNPNYVHDRLKQLGRQYELRVLLVLVDVKDPHHELKQLTKICVMADMTLMLAWNQEEAGRIIEVYKIFEHKPPDLIMEKQDANPYSMSEHTRLPADEMPSILSQTSGQGGNHTSSTSPGTSRPHLA